GGACTTCTTCACAGTTGCTGTATTCACAAAACAGTTTTATTTCAACAGAAAAGTTCCAGACGAGGAAGCGGCCTTCGTCTCTgaataaaagaagattGTCTGATAAAATAGCGTTAACTGTTGAGCATGATTCTGTTAACACAAGTAGTACTATGacttcctcctcatcctTGGATGGTCTGGCAGCAGATGCTAAGAATTCCTCAGACCATTTTCGTGTGTTAGGTAAAGGTAATGGGtatgaggatgatgatgatgctaatggtgatggtgatggtgaatgtgatgatgatgatgatgatgatgatgatgaaaataataatgattgtagtgatgatgatgatgacgaatttgaagatgacgacGAGCAGGAACTTGGAAGTTCTTCCGATGAAGATGGAATTAGTTTTTACGCTCCGAGTAAGTTGTCTCGTTCTGCAACAAACGATaattttatctttatttcctctgctaataataacaacaaagaAATGTCCTCCGGTCGGAGATTCAGATCGTTGAGCCTGATGGATCCTCCTTCAAGAGCCCCCTTCGCTGCTCAACATGGGCCTTCTGTTATGGGAGATGAAATTTGTTCTTCAACGACAAATAACGAGTGGTATACGAACATCTACGTTCACGATGGTCACTTTGTTGAACCTTTGGTAACACCCCAAAGAAAACGTTCTAAGAAATCTCTCAAGAACGTTTGCTCATCTAATGGATTGATACCTCCGATATTCTACTCTAAATTATCATCTCCATCGTCGAGTGTTAGTAGTTCAGATTCGTCTTTGCATGATTTGAAGCTGCTACCTGGGACCTTCTCCaagttgttgaatattGGTATTCCAGAACCCAACTCCGGAGCGGATCCTACCTCAAACAGCAGCAATACGTTGTTTCAGAAAAACTTGATACACAAGTCTTTTGAAGAGGTTCGGAAACAACCCTCGATTCAACTATTCCAAACATTAGTTGGCCCAAACAGATTTGCCTTAAACTTTCAATCGAACAAACCTATTATTGCCGAAAGTACTTCTATAACAGATCAATCAGATAGTTTGACGTCTGGAGCTACTGATGATAGTGAAGCTAGCAACACAATTCACATGTCACATCAAGGCTCCGCTGGAACCTTATTAAGCGGGGATAAGGTTAATCAAACattaaacaaatataatttACAAATATACGATATTAGTCGGGATGCAACAATACAAGAATCTGGGGATAAGAATAGTACTGTTGGTGATCAAATGCAGTCGATGTCTCCGGATACTACAACAGGACATAATTACAAGAAACCAAAGTTCACCTTAGATTTATATGATGACGATAACCTGACTAATGGAGCATGGGTGTTAGGTGCTAACAACAGATGAAATGGCGTTTTTTTTTCTGAGTAATTCTTTGATACTTGCTTTAATTTATCAATGATTAATTTATCTCCACTTTCCTTTAGTTGCAAAATAGGTAAGTAATTGGGAATGTGTTATATAGTAGCAGACTTTTTACAACAAAGTTAGGTAATAGCTGCTAATAGTGTAAACatttataaataataatacatataGTATCTGCAACGATACTTGATTACTATTGgcaaatatatttcctGTAGTCTGAATCATTGTGTCAAATGTACGTATACATCtatttatgttttttgtttcatttgTAGATATTTCTATCAAACCGTACCAACGGGCAACGTTTTGATAACCTTGCAGCGTCCCAATATTATTTCGTCAGGATCATCAAAAAGCTTTCATAATTATGACAGCTGGCAAAAGTCAGAATAGTTAAGTCTAGTGACAGCCAAAAAAAGTTACTCCCAGCAGCATACATATAACTATTGTTGGTAGTCTTCATACCCAGTTATATCACCAGTGAGGTACTTTGTGACAATTTGGAATGCAAGATGGGGCTGTATACGAGAAGAGAAAAGGCAGGAAACCTTGCAGACAATACAGTAAGTCTGAGTCGTTTCCTAGCACAGTACAGAACAGCGACTCAATCATTATAAAAAGTGTACCGTGGTATACGAGGTTCCTCCGATGGACTGTAACCAGTGACCATACATTCCCGGCAGAAGAAACTTCTAAAAACTATCATTCACTAGCGCGGATCACGAActatatcttcttttttgggGGTCGTTTTAGGACGGTTTCAAACAATAAGAACCTGTTTGCCTGTGTTTTATTGTTACTTTTATTTCCTGTAATACTGTTTTCTATATGTGAGGTGCGCCATCTTTGGTATTCGACGAATACGAAGGCCACCGTTATCCTATTTTACTACTCATGGACATTATGCTTTCTTTCCTTCATAAAAACTGCGACCACGGACCCTGGAACGCTGCCTAGGAACATCCATCTTCCTCAACTACGAAACGATTACGAACTACCTTCTGAATACTATAGCATTATTACACTTCCCTCTTCATCTACAAATTCCCCAATACAGTTAAAATACTGTACCACATGTCGAATATGGAGGCCATTAAGAGCATCCCATTGCTCAACATGCAATAGCTGTATAATGACCTTTGACCATCACTGCATCTGGGTTAACAACTGCGTGGGCCAAAGAAACTATCGCTATTTCCTCACATTTATCTACAGCGCAGTACTCACTATTATCCTGCTGGTAATTAACTGCTCTGTCAGACTTTCTAAGGGCTCTCCAACAGCAAAAACCCCAAGCCTTTTATTGATATGTTACTGCGGTGTCGGCATCTGGTATCCACTAATCCTAGGCATATATCACATCTTCCTAGCAGGCACACAGCAGACGACACACGAATACCTCAAACTAATAAAATCGGGCAACCCTATCTGCCATAAGGTGGTCCCTACAGAAAATAACCCATTTCTTACTGACTCTTTCTTCAAGAACATGATTTTACTCATGTGCCAGCCAAGAGGACATAATGTTGTCAGTGCTAGGCATTACCATCGCCCAGGGGACTGGCGATTTGTTAAGCTTCCTCTACCCCATTCCTTCGAAAAGCTCTAAACCCGCCCCCACAGCCATAATGTACCAAAACCCCATCATTAAAAGGACTCCGAGCCTAGAGACACTCAAAAATACTACTCCCTAAAGCAATTATCCATCAAACCATTTGTAAGTCCATATAATCCTGCTGGTTTTGAGGCTATATTTACAGCCCAAACACCACATATAATTTCTTGTTCAGGCAGAAAGAGACTCAAAGTTCTCAAATGtgaaattctttttttatttcttttttagcTTAAAAATCTTGAAATATACAATTTTAACATATACTTATAAAAAGTCAGCAATTGTTTGTCATTCGATGAATAACAAATTCTGAAGTTCTGTTGCTGAGTGAAGGTTGAGTTTTGTGTTGGTTTCtggtttttttttgttattattatagaTGAAGTtgttccaaaatatttatgaGTTTAATTATCCTTGGGAAGAGGTTACTGCTGCAAACTGGAAAAAGTATCCAAATGAGGTTTCAACACATGTAATCGCTACTGATGTTCTTAGGAGGGAGCTAGATGCCAGTGGGAAACGGTTGATTAGTGAACGGTTGATTACGGTGAAGCAATCGGTACCCCAGTGGATTATGATGTTGATAGGCAGTACGAATATTAGTTATGTTAGAGAGGTTTCGGTTGTTGATTTAGAGACGAAGACTTTGAATTTGAGGAGTTGTAATCTGACGTATTCTAATTTGCTGAAAGTGTTTGAGAATGTAACATACAGTCCTCATCCCGAGGATCCTCAGAATAAGACTTTATTCAAGCAGGAGGCGCAGATCACGGCGTATGCGCCATTTACTAGAGTATGCAACCAGTTAGAAGACTGGTCTGTGCAACGGTATCATGAAAATGCGGAGAAGGGTAAGCGAGGTTTTGAGACCGTTCTGTTGACTCTAAATAAGGGTTGGGGTCAGAGTGAAAAGTACATGGATGATATTGGCAACACAATTGTCGAAAAGGTTAATGAAACAGTTGATGACTTACTTGGGGTGGACTGCTCTTCCTCTATTATGAATAAATATTCCACTACTATCCGACTTGCCTTTCAAAAGGAGTGATTGATTAACTCTCTGAAAAAGGCAAAGCCGGTAGTACGGCACACAGCTGTTGGAAGGCTCTCCAGCTGACTTTGTTGATGTACCCAAATCTGTACTCGGCAACATATTTATGATAAAGACGCCccaaaaaaatctttacaaatatataagAAGTGActacttttttttcaattctaccTTATCAAACATCCAAAAGAGATTCACCTCCCTGTATTTGAATGCGTAATATACCATTTGCATGGCATTTGTTTTTTACTGTACATATAAACTAACTGTAAGATTCTGTGCCTACCTAACCTATATGCACAATATACCCCATATTCTAAGTTTTTAGTATTcataaataattaaaagTATTGTGAACTACTTAATGGAACCTCTTCCCTCCTGCTCCCGCTTTACCTCTCCCCTTCAAGGATATAAAGCTCTCCGTATGGATCTCCTGTTGCACTACCAACACGTGATATACTTTCCCGTTCAGAGAGCGCAGTTCCGAAATATCTAGATTTTTTTCCATcttctgaaaaatttcatttCAGCAGGCGATGAGCTTTAGGTATATTAGCTGTTCTCTATTCATGATCAACCGTTGTTAGGTAAAAATTAAGATCCATAGTCTCTAACAAAAGCTCAGGCTACTAAGCACAATATACAGCATTGTTATTGTAGGTTCACAAGGAAATGAGCGTTAAAGGTAGAAGTAAGGAACCACATTTGGAACTTGCGAATCCTGTTCATAGTCACGAGCGCAGTCACGAGCGCAGTCACATTTTGCATAACCAATCAGGTTCTTTAGAAGGCATGGCACAGCATGCGTTTCTCCAAGCTTCGCATTCTAGTCGCTCAGgttttaatattgatgacGAAGAACACAATCTAGAATTGGAATTACACCGATTTTTATCGCAACACACTATTGGATCAGGTGGGGGGAATAATGGGAGTGGTAATCTCTCAAACCTTGGATCAATTACAGGTACCACCCCTGAGGTTTCCAACACCATTATAGAGCATAGAGATGAAATGGCCGAAGCTATTGAGAAAGCCATGGCTGAGATAGCATGTCCAGAGCTTTGGAACCAAGATCATTCGAATACAGAACATTCTGCAGGAAGTGAAGTACATTTGGACCAATTGACGATGGATGGTATATTAGGTAACGATGAGCCTTTTGTTACCATAAATCATACGATGAATGAAACGCACGCCGCTGGCGTGGATGATAAACACCATCACCCAACTCCAACCTCTTTGGTTCCAGGGATTGGCCCCAAACCAATCATACAACAATCAATGAATATGAACGCACGTCTAGGGACCGATACTCCACGTTCTATCGACATTAGTATGGAAGGACACAATACTCATACTATTTCAACACCTAATGACAAGCGAAAGCAAAGCTCTGATGCACCTCTCCAGGCCGCCCCAAAGAAGGTAAAGTTGTTCTATGATACCCTATCACCAGAGTCACTATCCCCGTTATCTGATAATAGTGACTTATTGAAAACGACAGACAGCAAAGGATCACGTACTCGGCATGTACAATTGAACTCTGAAGCCAGGGGGTCCGCTGCCACATCTAAAGATGGTGGTTCTAAATGCAATAACTCATTAACTGTTACTACTCCAAGAATAGACATTAATACTGTAACCCCTAAAACGAAACCACTTCCATCATTATCAGTATCACCGTCTTCACACGTCAGCCCAGGGAAATTAACAGATGAATTTACTATGCAGCAAGTCACAGAAACGAAGAAAAGGATCATCAACACCCACAAACTGATCTTGaatttcaactttttaaaagatAGTTACACAAGATCATGCACAGAGTTAAAGAGAACAATGTTTAAGTTAAAGGAATCTGAATCACACAGGGCTGGATTGgtaaaagaaaatgaacaATTGAAGAGGTTAGTACTAGAACTTAGTGAAAGGTTAGAAAGTTCAAATGAAACGTAGTCTCATTCTACATCCTCCCATGTATTTTGTTCAGCAAGCTGTCTATGgaattaaacaaaataGAAACGATTGATGAAAGAAATAGAGCGATAGGAACCATCCATCTCTCCATCCCATTAGCCATTACTTTAGTATTATtacatcattattatcattatttattacTACCACTATTATtgtatatttctttttcacaCCATAGTTTTTAAACATCACGTAGACGCAGCAACACACGCGACCACTGTATATTGCATATCTATTGGTCTGATCAAAAATATAGGATTCTTTGTAAAACATCCTATAGAATCTCATATTTATCCATACTTAGACGCTCCTCAGCTTGAATGTAGCTTTGCATATATGGTTGCCCAACTAATGTTGCAACTTCAACGCTCAGGAAACAGAGTAAGTAAACCCacagaaaaagaacttTTATCTAAACACAATATATAACTAAATTATAGTATAGATACAGCATTGGCGTAAAGAGTTTAAGCCTGTTTCATGAAGGTGCTGTGACACTTACCACAGTAGTGACGAGTCTTGTGGTTAGCCAAGAAGATACCAGCACCACAGGTGTCGCTTGGGCATTCTCTTCTCAACTTGGTAACCTTTCCATCGTCATCAACGTTGAAGTAAGTCAAGATAGCCAACTTAACCTTCTTGTGCTTGTGCTTGATCTTCTTTGGAGTGGTGTAgaccttcttctttctcttcttaCCACCACCTCTTAGTCTCAAGACCAAATGCAAAGTGGATTCCTTTTGAATGTTGTAGTCAGACAAAGTTCTACCATCCTCCAATTGCTTACCAGCAAAAATCAATCTTTGTTGGTCTGGTGGGATACCTTCTTTGTCTTGGATCTTGGACTTGACATTGTCAATAGTGTCAGAAGATTCAACTTCCAAGGTAATAGTCTTACCGGTTAAGGTCTTGACGAAAATTTGCATCTTGGCTTGTCTGCAGATAGTGCTTCTTTCTTACCAGATACAGGTGTGACGATctaaaatacaaaaaagaacCACTGTTAAAGCTCTTATTCTGTCTGTATCAGGAGTGGCTTACAAGACGGGTGAAAGTTGCCAGTGATGGGATCAGAACTTGCGAGAGTACCTGAGTGCGTGATTGCGCGAGTGCGTCGTGGAAGatcataaatataaatcacgtgatagtTATATTTTGCACCCTTACATTTTTAGTCTGATGTATGGGTGTTAGAAAGCAGTCACAAGTCTAGATCGCTGTCTGGCTCATCACGATAATGGTGACTATCAGAGCGAAGGCCATTAACATCACCTCTGGTAGCATTCTTGTAGTTCGTTTCGGATATTGACGGAATTACATCATACTTCTTGAGTCGTTCTTCAAGAGTGTATAAAGGGAAATTGTCTGGTTGGTTGCCTAATTGCTGAAAACCAATTATACGGTCGCGCTCTATGGCGTTAACGTAGGATAAAACGCAAGGCAAGATCTTGATGTTTAGCTTCTGGACCAAGAAGGGGCATTTATCCACACTTATACGCAGAAACTTGGTTGTCATATGTTTTGCAGCCAGTTCACGCAACTTGTCGTCCATTACAGAACACCTTCGGAATGTTTCCAGAAAGAAATGAATAACAACCCTGTTGAGTTTGGAAGTCATCTGCATGAGTTCACTTTCAGATTCCACAGTATGCACATATCCGTATTCCCCTTCTGAAGCATTCTTCTTAACCTCCTTTAAGTGGCGCGAAATCTCCTCGATTCTTTGTTCTCTGTATCTAAATATAAATGCATCGTCGTCCTCCAATGCGCTGATGACTTCATCTATAGAATCGGAGCTTGCAGTATCATTAGCTAGTTTGAAGTCATAATCTGCCATGGCACTTATTGGTATGTATTATCAAGCTCAATGGGTTCTCTGTGTGCTGTAGGTAGATGGACCAAAAGATATACCTTAACAGTTTATATTTATACGGAtgttttgattttggtttcGCAGGCCGAAAAGCCTTACTTtcgttttaaaaagaacCTTAAAAGTAGACAACGGGGGAGATCTTAGACTATTACACCATGGATTGCTTCTCTTGCACAAAAAAGTTGGTATTTTGAAGGCATTGAGAAGGGTTCCTGCATCTCTAACATCATGAATACAATATATGAGTTGGATAAACAATGGAAGAGGATGCTAACCTTGGAAAACTTCCTTGGTGGGTTAACTGTTAACGAGTTTGTTCAGGAATTAAGCAAGGAACATGATACATCTGCTGGTAATACAGGGCTCAGTACGGGTGGAAATCGTGATAGTACATTTGATCGCTTAGATCCAAAACCATATATTAGAACTTTTGAGTCTGTTTTAAGAGAGCTGAAGAAACTTAAGGTGCAATgtaattcaaaaaaggaaCATCTAGAACAGCAGGTTACCGAAAGTGAACTAGCGCATGCGAAAAATGTTTTGCAGTTAAATGATATGTTCAAAGGCATAGTAGTCAACTACAATGTATTAGATGAAAAACTGAGCTCGGTTACTCAGGTTGTTTCCCCTCTCGGAGAAAGGTTGGAAAAGTCTATGAGGACTAAAAATGCATATGTCAAATCAGTGGAACTGGTGACTTATTACAACGAATTTTATACAAATAAGGGTTCTAAGAAATTAGAGCAGTTAAGAACTTCTCTGGATTGGAAACAAAAGGCTCAGGCAGCTGTTGTGGTTAAGCAGCTACTGATTTTGGCACGTAAGATTGATACTAAATCACTCTCTCAATCTATTGAAACGACTACatgtattgaaaaatactCAGAAGTTATGGAGACAGAATTACTAGATAACTTTAATTTGGCTTATCGTGAGAATGACTTTGATCAATTGAATGAAATTGCTGTAATTCTCAAACATTTTAATGGAGGCGTCAATATGATTCAAAGTTTCATAAAACAACAcgaattcttcaatgattTAGAATCAGTAAAACAGGATGAAGCAGACATGGCTGCTTTTGCTGCCCCTAATATGACAGAAAAATTAACCAATGCTGAAATACATGATATGTTTTATCCACAGTCACTGGTTAAAAATTTAAACGAAATGAAGAGCGTTATTAAAGCAGAATCAATAATTGTTAAAAAGGTATTTGAGGATAGAGCGCCAAATGTCATGAAGCTGTTTCTTCAGCATCTTATGGAAAAAATGGTGGAGCCAAAAGCCACTCTGTTTCTTAATACTTCTATGACTATTTCTAACCTTGCTTATCTCAGAACGCTACATGCAGTTTATTCATTAATTAATCAGTTCATCAAAGATGTGTCGGAATGCCTCATTGAATTAAACTTCGACAAAGATAACCTACTCTCCAACACTTTAGACCAATGCTTTAACgatatattttctaaaattgtttttgatagGTCAAAGTattttgatgttgaaaagaaatgTCTAGAGAGTATATTAGTTCATATGGCTTCagaatttaatatttaccacgaaaaagatattaaGTACAGAACGCTATCTAACAAGTTGTCTTCAAATAAAGACGTTAAAGCTGAGTTAGGTATGTTATCTGTACCAGGAACAAACAGCAGGCTATCAAAAGTTAATAGTTTCATTAGAAGCCATTTAGAAAGGGATAGGAAGGGAATATCGAAATCTCCAACTTTAAAGCAATCAACTGAGAGCACACCTCCCCCAGAATCCGGAGATCTCACACATGATGAAGATCCATTGTGCACGCTTTCATATCTCGATACCATGCTAAAGTGCGCAGTGGAGTCTCTAGCACGCATGATGGAACTAATTCCTACGAATTCAAGTGATTTCTGTCTGGAACTAGTTGAGGTAATGATGTTTGGTCTGGTCAGTTCCTATGTAGAATCTGCACTCGAAACTGCTTATACTCAATTAACTCGTCTGGATGCGTTCCAAGATACTGAATTAAATCTTTCCTACTTGAAGTATGTTTCAAGGACTACTGAAATGTTGAGTTTAATATCTGCTTCAATTAAAGCCATTATCATTCCATTGCTGAACAACTCTCCTCAAGCTAAGAAGAGTGTAATCAAGTTGTCTAACGCTTATCTAAGAAGGTCAGAGGTTGCCATTAATATTATACTAGATGATACAGTTCTATTCCTAGATCAAAAGTTTAACCATGTATTGTCTAAACAGAATAAGAAAGATTTTATTCCAAGATCTCAGGAATTATTAGATCAAGATACCATACCGGGTGCTGAATTAGTTGCAGTGTTGCACGCAATACATACGCAAGTATTACgtcatttaaaaaatggtAACCTGGAaagttttttgattgaAGTAGGTAACGTACTATATGAAAAGTTGTTAGACCACTACAAAAAGTTTCAAGTTAGCTCCATTGGTGGCGTTATAGTAACTAAGGATATCATCGgatatcaaaatataattgaGGAATGGGGTATTGCAGAATTAGATGAGAAATTTGCTCTTCTGAGAGAGCTGGCCAACTTATTCACCGTTCAGCCAGATTTGTTGGAATCTTTGACTAACGAGGGGAGATTGGTTTCTATGGAGCGGAAAATCGTGACCGAATATATCTCCAGAAGGGAAGATTTTAACAACGATAGCTTTAGATCTAAATTCGGGATCAATTTGATGTGAAAAGCATCAATTGTTTATTGGGGTGCGGTTGTTTATCTGTTTTGTTACACagtattaaaataaaactttttagTGGTTCTTAATGATGGGGATTAGATGTAGCCATGAAAGTACCCCGGTTCATTAAGAGCACTCTGCGTTATTATCGATGAAACTAAATAGATTTATAATGGTAGGCAAATGTAATCAAAACTAACGACAATAACAGTCCAGAGTTTAGAAAAAAGGCCTTCGGATCAACTCTTTCATTAACTAAATAGTTCGAATGTCGTTTGATGACGTTAAGGTTGTAACTATCATCCTTTTTGTTAGAAATTGGTAGCAACGCGCCTTTGATATCCCCAAAGTAATCGTTCAACCTAACACCCACTTTCTTATTAAATGAAGAAGGGAAAAAGTTCATCCATATCATTATTCCTAAAGAAATAACCAGATGCAATAAATACATCGTGAACGGTTTGTATGGATTTGGTAGGTAACATATTTTTGTCTTGAAAGTAGCATGGTTTGTTTCGAGTTCAATTGATTTGGATAATTCATTCTGTTGTGGATTATACAAAGATAGTAATTCTATGGCTGGTCGTTTAATACCCATATTCATAGCACACGATTTAACAGTTATTTCCTCAACCATGACCGATTCTCCGTTAGCTGTATATGAATGATTAATGTGGCAATAGTCATGGTCATCCCCGGAAAAAACCATTGATGGTTGGGTTTTGGATAATATCATACTAgttaattcttcatctatTAGTGTCTGATACTGTTCACCTTTCTCATAAGGAAATGGGTTCTTCGATTCTCGCTCAGGGCCACAGGCATCTTTTCCAGGGTTTCGCCATAGGGGTACATgtgttaataatatcctAGGATACTTCTGGTCATTAATATTAAACGAGTCCAAGAACTCTCTTGGTAttcttgaaattttttCGTCATTTCTATTAGATAACGACACGCTATCCAATAAAACAAAGGTGTGATTTCCAATATTATGCTTTGATGAAGTATCACCAAAAAAAGCTGTAAACCTCTTTAAACTAGATTCTATGACATCATTGCCAAATCCTATATCATGATTCCCAGGTAAGGACATAACAGTGTATATATTTGGTCTTTTGTCAAAGATTTTATTGAATCGTTTGTATTCTTGGCCCCAATAATCTTGTTTCCATTTTCTACCGCCATCAAAGAGATCCCCAAGGAAAAATACGGAGTCTGGATCCAAATATGCATGCATATACAACCA
This region of Eremothecium cymbalariae DBVPG#7215 chromosome 4, complete sequence genomic DNA includes:
- the CDC1 gene encoding putative lipid phosphatase CDC1 (similar to Ashbya gossypii AGL131W) → MSSRNRYRGHKIKAEEFSLQPKVRQGRRGGWFRSLRGNKIYLRYIMFLWVTWFALIHYYERTVIGRAMSKCDWSLWEPWNRGDIPHRTALLADPQIMDAHSYPGRPRIINWFTQQILDNYHRKNWLYMHAYLDPDSVFFLGDLFDGGRKWKQDYWGQEYKRFNKIFDKRPNIYTVMSLPGNHDIGFGNDVIESSLKRFTAFFGDTSSKHNIGNHTFVLLDSVSLSNRNDEKISRIPREFLDSFNINDQKYPRILLTHVPLWRNPGKDACGPERESKNPFPYEKGEQYQTLIDEELTSMILSKTQPSMVFSGDDHDYCHINHSYTANGESVMVEEITVKSCAMNMGIKRPAIELLSLYNPQQNELSKSIELETNHATFKTKICYLPNPYKPFTMYLLHLVISLGIMIWMNFFPSSFNKKVGVRLNDYFGDIKGALLPISNKKDDSYNLNVIKRHSNYLVNERVDPKAFFLNSGLLLSLVLITFAYHYKSI